The following nucleotide sequence is from Devosia salina.
CCGGCCATGTCGAGCACGCGATAGGGGCGCGAGCCGGCCTTGGGCGGCGCCAGCTCGCTGACCATGGCGTCCTTCCAGAGCCGGTGCACGCCCACGCTCATCAGATCGTTCATCAGGTCGTAGCGGTCGGCAACGTCGTGGAACACCTTGTTGACCAGCCCCTGCTTGTCCTCAAGGGCGACGACGCGTTCGCCGAAATGGGTGGTTTGGCTGGGCTCGGTCATGGCAAGGCTCGATGCACTTTGTATTGATGGCAATACGTTCCGTATCGCGGCGCACCATATATAAGGCCTTGGCAATTGCCCATGCCACAAAGCCGCGCAGGGTGAAGGAGTTGTCCATGCCTGAACTGCCCGAGGTCGAAACCGTCCGCCGGGGTCTCGCGCCCTGGCTCGAAGGCGCGACCATCGAGACGGTGACCCTCAATCGCCCGGACCTGCGCTTTCCCCTGCCTGCGGGCCTGCAGTCCGCCCTTGAAGGCCAGACCGTGACCCATATTGGCCGCCGGGCCAAATATCTGCTTTTCGCCCTCTCCGGAGGCCAGACACTGCTCAGCCATCTGGGCATGACCGGCTCCTGGCGCTTTGCCGAACATGGCATCGACAAGCCGCCGCGCTATTACGAGCCGGGCACCGAGCCCAGGCATGACCATATGGTCTGGCAGCTCAACCACCCCCGGCATGGCCGTAGCCACCTCATCTATGCCGATCCTAGGCGGTTCGGCTTCATCGATCTCTATGCCGATCCCGGCGACAGTCCCTATCTGCAGGGTCTGGGGCCAGAGCCCCTGGGTAACGAATTCTCCGCCGAACAGATGGCGGCGGCCTTTGCCGGCAAGAAAGCGCCGATCAAGGCGGCGCTGCTGGACCAGCGCGTGGTGGCGGGCCTTGGCAATATCTATGTGGCCGAGGCCCTGCACCGCGCCCATATCCTGCCCACGATCGAGGCACGGACCCTGGTGACCCCGACCGGCAGGCCGAAAAAGGCGCTCGAGAACCTGGCCCTCGCGGTGCGGGAGGTGTTGGTCGCCGCCATCGAGGTCGGCGGCTCTACCATCCGCGATTTCCGCAGCGTTGAGGGGGCGGGCTATTTCCAGCACAGCTTTGCCGTCTATGATCGGGAGGGCGATCCCTGTCCGACCCCTCTTTGCAAGGGCGTGGTCAAGCGCATCGTGCAGTCGGGCCGCTCGACCTTTTATTGCCCGGTGTGCCAGAAGGCGCATTGAGGGCTCTTCCTTCTCCCCTTGTGGGAGAAGGTGACGCGCAGCGCCGGATGAGGGGGGCTGGAAATTTAGTCTCTGAAGAGAACACCTCACCCGCCCTTCGGGCACCCTCTCCCACAAGGGGAGAGGGGAAACCGAGAGTGGGAATCCAGTTGACGTCCCCCATTCAATCTCCTATAGACCCCCCGACTTGGCGGCAGCGTGCCGCCGCTTTCATTTCATCCCGGCAGGTTGCGGCGCCTCAAGCGGCGCGGTTCTGCCGGTTGGACGACCCAAGAGGACCGAAATGGCCAATACGCCGTCAGCCAAGAAGGCGACCCGCAAGATTGCTGCCCGCACCGCGATCAACAAGTCGCGTCGTAGCCGCGTGCGCACGTTCATTCGCAAGGTCGAGGAAGCGATCACCGCTGGTGATCACGCGACCGCCTTCGCCGCTCTCAAGGCTGCCGAGCCCGAGATCCACCGCGCTGCCACCAAGGGCATTGTCCATGCCAATCTGGCGGCCCGCAAGGTCTCCCGCCTCAACAGCCGCGTGAAGGCCCTGGCCGTCTGATACGGATCGGGCCGGGCGCGCCTCCACCAGGCCGCCGCTGCGCTACAATTCGGGCTCCGCAAGGAGCCCTTTTTGTTGTATGGTAGCGGCGCAAGGATTTTCGCCATTGTTCTGTCACATGACTATTTTGCAACGGTCGTCCTGGCGTGAGAACGAAGGGTGAAGGCTGCGTTTTAGTGAGGCATGCCAATGGCTTGTGGCATTGGCGGTCCGGGAGTGACAAGCACTCGGCCGGTGTGGTTCGCAGTCAGGTGGAATTTTTTTTTACCATGACCAACCCGGCTAAGTGTTCGAATCTGCCTTGAGTCACAGGCTCTTGCCGGACCCTTGTTTTGGGCGGCGGGCAGCGGCGAAAAACAGCTCTCCGAGTCAAGTCCCTATTTCAACGATTCACGTGTTGCGGGTCCAATTTCGAGCCTCTAATGTACTTTGGCCGGCGGGGAAAAGAGGGGTGGAACGACCCTCCCTAACCCG
It contains:
- the mutM gene encoding bifunctional DNA-formamidopyrimidine glycosylase/DNA-(apurinic or apyrimidinic site) lyase gives rise to the protein MPELPEVETVRRGLAPWLEGATIETVTLNRPDLRFPLPAGLQSALEGQTVTHIGRRAKYLLFALSGGQTLLSHLGMTGSWRFAEHGIDKPPRYYEPGTEPRHDHMVWQLNHPRHGRSHLIYADPRRFGFIDLYADPGDSPYLQGLGPEPLGNEFSAEQMAAAFAGKKAPIKAALLDQRVVAGLGNIYVAEALHRAHILPTIEARTLVTPTGRPKKALENLALAVREVLVAAIEVGGSTIRDFRSVEGAGYFQHSFAVYDREGDPCPTPLCKGVVKRIVQSGRSTFYCPVCQKAH
- the rpsT gene encoding 30S ribosomal protein S20; the encoded protein is MANTPSAKKATRKIAARTAINKSRRSRVRTFIRKVEEAITAGDHATAFAALKAAEPEIHRAATKGIVHANLAARKVSRLNSRVKALAV